The Amblyomma americanum isolate KBUSLIRL-KWMA chromosome 5, ASM5285725v1, whole genome shotgun sequence genome window below encodes:
- the LOC144132662 gene encoding radical S-adenosyl methionine domain-containing protein 1, mitochondrial-like isoform X4, whose product MTECLIRELATVIRSSGISAITTVFFGGGTPSLMRPQDMERVLQAVAALTTTPVAEVTVECNPTAAAKDRLSAFKEAGVTRVSIGMQSLVSDAELASLGRTHSVEDGLRCVEWATHLFPGQVSVDVLYGRPGQTLGSWTEELRQVVLLGTAHVSLYELTVERGTQLFKDVQAGLQVLPDSETCSQMYLAAVEELEQEGLLRYEVSNFARKGHECQHNQACWRGSQYLGIGPGAHSRLLVGEGRWEARVQTLEPDPWMREVTHRGHGTRLTRMLTQQERLEELLLTGLRTARGICDQEWCAVSGGVSLVDTFTSCAQTARLIDAGLLVLDDSCLHATKAGMNVADSLVSTLLPRLKDWTWA is encoded by the exons ATGACCGAATGCCTCATTCGGGAGCTCGCAACAGTCATTCGAAGCAGCGGCATCTCTGCAATCACGACAGTGTTCTTCGGTGGTG GTACACCAAGCCTCATGCGACCTCAAGACATGGAGCGTGTCTTGCAAGCTGTGGCTGCACTTACGACGACACCTGTTGCAGAGGTGACAGTCGAGTGCAATCCGACTGCTGCAGCGAAAGACCGGCTCAG tgccTTCAAAGAAGCAGGGGTCACACGAGTGTCCATTGGCATGCAG AGCCTTGTTAGTGACGCTGAGTTGGCTTCCCTGGGGCGGACACACTCGGTCGAGGATGGCCTGCGCTGTGTGGAGTGGGCCACTCATCTTTTTCCGGGCCAGGTCTCGGTGGACGTGCTGTATGGACGACCAGGACAGACACTTGGCAGCTGGACGGAGGAGCTACGACAG GTGGTGCTACTGGGCACGGCACATGTGTCCCTTTACGAGCTCACCGTGGAGAGGGGCACCCAGCTTTTCAAGGACGTCCAGGCTGGGTTACAG GTGTTGCCTGACAGCGAGACCTGTTCCCAGATGTACTTGGCTGCAGTTGAG GAGCTGGAGCAGGAGGGTCTTCTGCGCTACGAGGTGTCCAACTTTGCCCGCAAG GGACACGAGTGCCAGCACAACCAGGCCTGCTGGAGGGGTTCGCAGTACCTGGGCATTGGGCCAG GGGCACACAGCCGTCTTCTTGTGGGTGAAGGTCGCTGGGAGGCACGAGTGCAAACCTTGGAGCCTGATCCATGGATGCGAGAGGTCACGCACAGAGGTCACGGTACGCGTCTGACGCGGATGTTGACGCAGCAGGAGCG CCTTGAAGAGCTTTTGCTCACTGGACTGCGTACAGCACGAGGAATCTGTGACCAG GAGTGGTGCGCTGTGTCGGGTGGTGTGAGCCTGGTTGACACCTTCACCAGCTGCGCTCAGACAGCACGGCTGATCGATGCGGGGCTGCTGGTGCTCGATGACAG CTGCCTGCATGCCACCAAAGCGGGGATGAATGTCGCCGACAGCCTGGTTTCTACGTTGCTGCCCCGGCTGAAGGACTGGACGTGGGCTTAG
- the LOC144132662 gene encoding radical S-adenosyl methionine domain-containing protein 1, mitochondrial-like isoform X2: protein MSFHLRPVCGVLSRASARGYCVPRRPSNARSIHSDSSSLYVHWPYCEKRCTYCNFNKYISRSVDHSAMTECLIRELATVIRSSGISAITTVFFGGGTPSLMRPQDMERVLQAVAALTTTPVAESLVSDAELASLGRTHSVEDGLRCVEWATHLFPGQVSVDVLYGRPGQTLGSWTEELRQVVLLGTAHVSLYELTVERGTQLFKDVQAGLQVLPDSETCSQMYLAAVEELEQEGLLRYEVSNFARKGHECQHNQACWRGSQYLGIGPGAHSRLLVGEGRWEARVQTLEPDPWMREVTHRGHGTRLTRMLTQQERLEELLLTGLRTARGICDQEWCAVSGGVSLVDTFTSCAQTARLIDAGLLVLDDSCLHATKAGMNVADSLVSTLLPRLKDWTWA, encoded by the exons ATGTCCTTCCACCTTCGTCCGGTCTGCGGTGTGCTCAGTAGGGCTTCGGCACGTGGATACTGCGTCCCGAGAAGGCCGAGTAACGCGCGGAGCATTCATTCCGACTCCAGCTCGTTGTATGTCCAC TGGCCGTACTGCGAAAAGCGCTGCACCTACTGCAACTTCAACAAATACATCAG CCGAAGCGTTGATCATAGTGCCATGACCGAATGCCTCATTCGGGAGCTCGCAACAGTCATTCGAAGCAGCGGCATCTCTGCAATCACGACAGTGTTCTTCGGTGGTG GTACACCAAGCCTCATGCGACCTCAAGACATGGAGCGTGTCTTGCAAGCTGTGGCTGCACTTACGACGACACCTGTTGCAGAG AGCCTTGTTAGTGACGCTGAGTTGGCTTCCCTGGGGCGGACACACTCGGTCGAGGATGGCCTGCGCTGTGTGGAGTGGGCCACTCATCTTTTTCCGGGCCAGGTCTCGGTGGACGTGCTGTATGGACGACCAGGACAGACACTTGGCAGCTGGACGGAGGAGCTACGACAG GTGGTGCTACTGGGCACGGCACATGTGTCCCTTTACGAGCTCACCGTGGAGAGGGGCACCCAGCTTTTCAAGGACGTCCAGGCTGGGTTACAG GTGTTGCCTGACAGCGAGACCTGTTCCCAGATGTACTTGGCTGCAGTTGAG GAGCTGGAGCAGGAGGGTCTTCTGCGCTACGAGGTGTCCAACTTTGCCCGCAAG GGACACGAGTGCCAGCACAACCAGGCCTGCTGGAGGGGTTCGCAGTACCTGGGCATTGGGCCAG GGGCACACAGCCGTCTTCTTGTGGGTGAAGGTCGCTGGGAGGCACGAGTGCAAACCTTGGAGCCTGATCCATGGATGCGAGAGGTCACGCACAGAGGTCACGGTACGCGTCTGACGCGGATGTTGACGCAGCAGGAGCG CCTTGAAGAGCTTTTGCTCACTGGACTGCGTACAGCACGAGGAATCTGTGACCAG GAGTGGTGCGCTGTGTCGGGTGGTGTGAGCCTGGTTGACACCTTCACCAGCTGCGCTCAGACAGCACGGCTGATCGATGCGGGGCTGCTGGTGCTCGATGACAG CTGCCTGCATGCCACCAAAGCGGGGATGAATGTCGCCGACAGCCTGGTTTCTACGTTGCTGCCCCGGCTGAAGGACTGGACGTGGGCTTAG
- the LOC144132662 gene encoding radical S-adenosyl methionine domain-containing protein 1, mitochondrial-like isoform X5, translated as MCHVLPFPFENTSSEALLQLYFRFCLIFLFFATAKCSLINDLLRLLGGFGFQLPSPSSSDQIRLRHKHSVESLVSDAELASLGRTHSVEDGLRCVEWATHLFPGQVSVDVLYGRPGQTLGSWTEELRQVVLLGTAHVSLYELTVERGTQLFKDVQAGLQVLPDSETCSQMYLAAVEELEQEGLLRYEVSNFARKGHECQHNQACWRGSQYLGIGPGAHSRLLVGEGRWEARVQTLEPDPWMREVTHRGHGTRLTRMLTQQERLEELLLTGLRTARGICDQEWCAVSGGVSLVDTFTSCAQTARLIDAGLLVLDDSCLHATKAGMNVADSLVSTLLPRLKDWTWA; from the exons ATGTGTCATGTGTTGCCGTTCCCTTTTGAGAACACATCATCAGAAGCTCTTCTGCAGCTATATTTTCGCTTCTGTTTAATATTTTTGTTCTTTGCCACAGCAAAATGCTCTCTAATAAATGACCTACTGCGATTGCTCGGTGGTTTTGGCTTTCAACTGCCGAGTCCAAGTTCGTCAGATCAAATCCGACTACGCCATAAGCATTCGGTGGAG AGCCTTGTTAGTGACGCTGAGTTGGCTTCCCTGGGGCGGACACACTCGGTCGAGGATGGCCTGCGCTGTGTGGAGTGGGCCACTCATCTTTTTCCGGGCCAGGTCTCGGTGGACGTGCTGTATGGACGACCAGGACAGACACTTGGCAGCTGGACGGAGGAGCTACGACAG GTGGTGCTACTGGGCACGGCACATGTGTCCCTTTACGAGCTCACCGTGGAGAGGGGCACCCAGCTTTTCAAGGACGTCCAGGCTGGGTTACAG GTGTTGCCTGACAGCGAGACCTGTTCCCAGATGTACTTGGCTGCAGTTGAG GAGCTGGAGCAGGAGGGTCTTCTGCGCTACGAGGTGTCCAACTTTGCCCGCAAG GGACACGAGTGCCAGCACAACCAGGCCTGCTGGAGGGGTTCGCAGTACCTGGGCATTGGGCCAG GGGCACACAGCCGTCTTCTTGTGGGTGAAGGTCGCTGGGAGGCACGAGTGCAAACCTTGGAGCCTGATCCATGGATGCGAGAGGTCACGCACAGAGGTCACGGTACGCGTCTGACGCGGATGTTGACGCAGCAGGAGCG CCTTGAAGAGCTTTTGCTCACTGGACTGCGTACAGCACGAGGAATCTGTGACCAG GAGTGGTGCGCTGTGTCGGGTGGTGTGAGCCTGGTTGACACCTTCACCAGCTGCGCTCAGACAGCACGGCTGATCGATGCGGGGCTGCTGGTGCTCGATGACAG CTGCCTGCATGCCACCAAAGCGGGGATGAATGTCGCCGACAGCCTGGTTTCTACGTTGCTGCCCCGGCTGAAGGACTGGACGTGGGCTTAG
- the LOC144132662 gene encoding radical S-adenosyl methionine domain-containing protein 1, mitochondrial-like isoform X1, whose translation MSFHLRPVCGVLSRASARGYCVPRRPSNARSIHSDSSSLYVHWPYCEKRCTYCNFNKYISRSVDHSAMTECLIRELATVIRSSGISAITTVFFGGGTPSLMRPQDMERVLQAVAALTTTPVAEVTVECNPTAAAKDRLSAFKEAGVTRVSIGMQSLVSDAELASLGRTHSVEDGLRCVEWATHLFPGQVSVDVLYGRPGQTLGSWTEELRQVVLLGTAHVSLYELTVERGTQLFKDVQAGLQVLPDSETCSQMYLAAVEELEQEGLLRYEVSNFARKGHECQHNQACWRGSQYLGIGPGAHSRLLVGEGRWEARVQTLEPDPWMREVTHRGHGTRLTRMLTQQERLEELLLTGLRTARGICDQEWCAVSGGVSLVDTFTSCAQTARLIDAGLLVLDDSCLHATKAGMNVADSLVSTLLPRLKDWTWA comes from the exons ATGTCCTTCCACCTTCGTCCGGTCTGCGGTGTGCTCAGTAGGGCTTCGGCACGTGGATACTGCGTCCCGAGAAGGCCGAGTAACGCGCGGAGCATTCATTCCGACTCCAGCTCGTTGTATGTCCAC TGGCCGTACTGCGAAAAGCGCTGCACCTACTGCAACTTCAACAAATACATCAG CCGAAGCGTTGATCATAGTGCCATGACCGAATGCCTCATTCGGGAGCTCGCAACAGTCATTCGAAGCAGCGGCATCTCTGCAATCACGACAGTGTTCTTCGGTGGTG GTACACCAAGCCTCATGCGACCTCAAGACATGGAGCGTGTCTTGCAAGCTGTGGCTGCACTTACGACGACACCTGTTGCAGAGGTGACAGTCGAGTGCAATCCGACTGCTGCAGCGAAAGACCGGCTCAG tgccTTCAAAGAAGCAGGGGTCACACGAGTGTCCATTGGCATGCAG AGCCTTGTTAGTGACGCTGAGTTGGCTTCCCTGGGGCGGACACACTCGGTCGAGGATGGCCTGCGCTGTGTGGAGTGGGCCACTCATCTTTTTCCGGGCCAGGTCTCGGTGGACGTGCTGTATGGACGACCAGGACAGACACTTGGCAGCTGGACGGAGGAGCTACGACAG GTGGTGCTACTGGGCACGGCACATGTGTCCCTTTACGAGCTCACCGTGGAGAGGGGCACCCAGCTTTTCAAGGACGTCCAGGCTGGGTTACAG GTGTTGCCTGACAGCGAGACCTGTTCCCAGATGTACTTGGCTGCAGTTGAG GAGCTGGAGCAGGAGGGTCTTCTGCGCTACGAGGTGTCCAACTTTGCCCGCAAG GGACACGAGTGCCAGCACAACCAGGCCTGCTGGAGGGGTTCGCAGTACCTGGGCATTGGGCCAG GGGCACACAGCCGTCTTCTTGTGGGTGAAGGTCGCTGGGAGGCACGAGTGCAAACCTTGGAGCCTGATCCATGGATGCGAGAGGTCACGCACAGAGGTCACGGTACGCGTCTGACGCGGATGTTGACGCAGCAGGAGCG CCTTGAAGAGCTTTTGCTCACTGGACTGCGTACAGCACGAGGAATCTGTGACCAG GAGTGGTGCGCTGTGTCGGGTGGTGTGAGCCTGGTTGACACCTTCACCAGCTGCGCTCAGACAGCACGGCTGATCGATGCGGGGCTGCTGGTGCTCGATGACAG CTGCCTGCATGCCACCAAAGCGGGGATGAATGTCGCCGACAGCCTGGTTTCTACGTTGCTGCCCCGGCTGAAGGACTGGACGTGGGCTTAG
- the LOC144132662 gene encoding radical S-adenosyl methionine domain-containing protein 1, mitochondrial-like isoform X3, translating to MLCALCSRSVDHSAMTECLIRELATVIRSSGISAITTVFFGGGTPSLMRPQDMERVLQAVAALTTTPVAEVTVECNPTAAAKDRLSAFKEAGVTRVSIGMQSLVSDAELASLGRTHSVEDGLRCVEWATHLFPGQVSVDVLYGRPGQTLGSWTEELRQVVLLGTAHVSLYELTVERGTQLFKDVQAGLQVLPDSETCSQMYLAAVEELEQEGLLRYEVSNFARKGHECQHNQACWRGSQYLGIGPGAHSRLLVGEGRWEARVQTLEPDPWMREVTHRGHGTRLTRMLTQQERLEELLLTGLRTARGICDQEWCAVSGGVSLVDTFTSCAQTARLIDAGLLVLDDSCLHATKAGMNVADSLVSTLLPRLKDWTWA from the exons ATGCTATGTGCTTTGTGCAGCCGAAGCGTTGATCATAGTGCCATGACCGAATGCCTCATTCGGGAGCTCGCAACAGTCATTCGAAGCAGCGGCATCTCTGCAATCACGACAGTGTTCTTCGGTGGTG GTACACCAAGCCTCATGCGACCTCAAGACATGGAGCGTGTCTTGCAAGCTGTGGCTGCACTTACGACGACACCTGTTGCAGAGGTGACAGTCGAGTGCAATCCGACTGCTGCAGCGAAAGACCGGCTCAG tgccTTCAAAGAAGCAGGGGTCACACGAGTGTCCATTGGCATGCAG AGCCTTGTTAGTGACGCTGAGTTGGCTTCCCTGGGGCGGACACACTCGGTCGAGGATGGCCTGCGCTGTGTGGAGTGGGCCACTCATCTTTTTCCGGGCCAGGTCTCGGTGGACGTGCTGTATGGACGACCAGGACAGACACTTGGCAGCTGGACGGAGGAGCTACGACAG GTGGTGCTACTGGGCACGGCACATGTGTCCCTTTACGAGCTCACCGTGGAGAGGGGCACCCAGCTTTTCAAGGACGTCCAGGCTGGGTTACAG GTGTTGCCTGACAGCGAGACCTGTTCCCAGATGTACTTGGCTGCAGTTGAG GAGCTGGAGCAGGAGGGTCTTCTGCGCTACGAGGTGTCCAACTTTGCCCGCAAG GGACACGAGTGCCAGCACAACCAGGCCTGCTGGAGGGGTTCGCAGTACCTGGGCATTGGGCCAG GGGCACACAGCCGTCTTCTTGTGGGTGAAGGTCGCTGGGAGGCACGAGTGCAAACCTTGGAGCCTGATCCATGGATGCGAGAGGTCACGCACAGAGGTCACGGTACGCGTCTGACGCGGATGTTGACGCAGCAGGAGCG CCTTGAAGAGCTTTTGCTCACTGGACTGCGTACAGCACGAGGAATCTGTGACCAG GAGTGGTGCGCTGTGTCGGGTGGTGTGAGCCTGGTTGACACCTTCACCAGCTGCGCTCAGACAGCACGGCTGATCGATGCGGGGCTGCTGGTGCTCGATGACAG CTGCCTGCATGCCACCAAAGCGGGGATGAATGTCGCCGACAGCCTGGTTTCTACGTTGCTGCCCCGGCTGAAGGACTGGACGTGGGCTTAG